The region ACCACCACCATTACCGCGGCCACCGCCGTCTCCTTTGCCACCGCCATCACCGCTGTTGACGCCCGAGTCAAGTGATTGTTCGCCGTGGTTGGCTGTGGATCCGGTGTAGGCCTCTGCTATGGAGGGCCACCTATTGCGACCTGCCATAGGAGGCTAAATGGGTATGTGAAACGGGTCGGGGAAGGAAATAGGTTGATCAGACTAGCTGTGGAAAGCTCTACAGTAGAAGTCCCAACCTagggctcttgataccatgtcaaataaccacttaacccaaaagcttaagctcttgggtaagggccactttaatggttttatattatattctaacacgccccctcacgcaagagccctttgggcttgaagcgtggataaatgcacaggcccacctaccatgtgcttaattaaattccactttttaattagaaagtgaggggagcaaggatcgaactctagacctctcggtcatagagactctgataccatattgaaaaataataggTAAATGCTGTTCTATTTTATTCCTCAGCCAAAGGCTGGTATTTATAGAGAGGATACAATTATTACTCCTTGAATTAAGGAGAGAATTACTACTCCTTGAATTAAGGAGAAAATTATTACATATAAAAAAGTCAATAATAGAATCTCTAGAATTGACTGGAAAACAATAAATACTGATATATtttccaacaacaacaatatacctactttttcttttctccatgTTTTCCAAATAATCTGCAGGCTTCTTAATCCCAGTGCATGAAATGAATGATTCCACTGACTCTTCATAGCAATTATGTATAAGATATGACAGAACAATATTGGGGATGTCTTTTTCATTAATAGCCTGTAAATACATTCACACACATGTAGTCAAAATATGGAAGGAGCTTAGTTACTAAAGCTATGACAAGAGAATAAAAGTAACCAGGAAATTCTGATAGTAACCATATATCCAACAGCTCTGTTGGGATTAGCGATTCTGCATGAGCCCAATCTCAGTTATTTTTAACCtctaaaaaacagaaaaaacttCAAAAATCAGACCTAAAAAGGAAATGCTTGACATAGTTATCGATAGCGTGCGATAGCGCCGTCGCGTAGCGTAGCGGACCCCTGCCGCGATGGGATCGCGGCCACGAAATCCCGCTATTCGCGGCCAATAGCGGCCTTCCCTTGTATGGGATTTCATTTTTGAAATCATTTTATGTCACATAGGCAATGTTGTTAAAATTACTATCTTGATGGTGAGATTGATCTCAGATCCAAGGACTGCTTCAAATGTAGGATTGGAACTGTAGGATCGCATGCAAGATCGTAATCTTACGGGTAAAATTGTGGATTGAGGATCCGTCTAATCACGATCTTAGGGGTAAGGCCCAATCTCTCAATCACTGTTATTCCTGGTTTGGCTTCGCAACTTCGAAGCTCATCAACCTTCCTTCTGCACACAGCAAGTTCAAACCCTCTGAGATCCTGCTCTGTGTGTTTTGGACATCTGGTGGTTTTAGGTTCAGGGGCTTTATTCTGTGTTTGGATGGttatgtaatttttaattacTTATTGTTCTGTTCAACTTTAATTATGTGATTAAGTGCGTCCGTTACCTATTTTCGACTTTAATTATGTCATTTGGAGATCATTTTCCTTGTCTATGTGATTTTCTATGTATATGTTAGGTATAATTTTGCATGTCTAGTAGCTTACTATCGGGCCTACGATCGTAAAATTCTACGATCTTTCACCCGCCCCCCTCCCAATTAAAGGTCCATGTCTTGACAACATTGACAGAAGTAAGCAAAAAAAATGGACCCCCGGTAACAACAAAGCCTAATTACCTTGAGTTCctagaaattgaaaaaataacaaGAGTTTATTTCTCTATGATAATGACATCTTGCAAACATGATATTTACATCATAGAAGAACATTTATCCATGGACCATACCCGCCGCATTCAATCAGCAATACCATCACAACACCCAAAATATGCGTCTAAAACgcattaaataatataaatccTAGCAAGAGTAAAAAAAAGGTAACATACAGTATAACAAGGCAGAGTGGCTGTACAAGAATGCACAAGCAATTAAGAAATCATAATTTCACTGAATTTCAGACACATGAACCACAatcaattcatcaaataaaCTAGAAGTGCAACTAAATACTCGAATCAAGGCATTCTAGGGCACGAAAATTGGAACCCTATTATCACAGAACGAGTAAGCGAGAGAGAAAAACAAATTGAAATTGAACAAAATGCAGTGATATGATGACATTGATAGAGTAACAAACACCGTCGAATAAGCAAGTAAATTTACAGCAAAAGGAACAGTGGTTTGTAAAAGAGTGAAAGAGAAGAATCGAAGTGAAGCGCAAATGGGTAAACAtgagagaagaagaagtaaGGAACATACGATCTTCTCGTATTGACGAGGATCAGGTTCCATGGTTGTCAATGTCAGGTGTGGATTGGGATTGGGATCCTCTGAGGAGCAAAGGCGAATGAAAATGTAAGAAGCAGTGACTGAACACACAcaagaagaagataaaaaaaataagaagggGGTTTTATTATATGGTGGTTACGTCTTACGTGTATCCCTCAATGTCTCAAACAATGATGGGCTTCAATTGTGTTTAGTCTTTGATGTAATTATTCTTTCATAATAAATTCATCATGTCACCATGAATGAAGCAATTAGCAAATATTGTAGgttggtttaaaaaaaaaacaatattgtAGGTTCAAATAATGCAATATGAAATCATCTCAATCTTGTTAGATGATCGATCCTTCCTCTATTTCTAATTAATGAattattcagttttttttaacgtatgaattaaaaaaacgttttagttttaaaaactgtttttgaaaatagttctcaatatatattagtttttaaaactaaattatcaaaatagttaaaagatattttttgtttttaaactaAAAGTAGTATTTCCAAATAATCTCCTTTCAgctttcttttaaaataataattttttgaaatgatgaaacaaacatttttttttgaaacatagatgaaacaaacataaaaatgaaaaaatgtgattttttctaaaaaaaaatgttgaaacAAATGCACCCTAAAGTAGTTTTTCCAAATAAtctctttcaattttttaaaataaagattttttgaaaagctgaaacaaacataaaaatggaaaaaaaattgatttttcgaAAAAAAAGTTGAAGCAAATGCACCCTAAAATAGATTTTTCAAATAGTCtgcttttagttttttttaaataatgattttttgaaaagctgaaacaaacacaaaaatgatttttaattgaaaaaagtgattttttaaaaataagctgaaacaaacacgCTCTAAAGTAGTTTTTCCAAAATCCGTTTTCAGCTTTattaaaataatgattttttgaaaagcttaaacaaacataaaaatgatttcttaaatgaaaagtgatttttctaaATATAACCTTAAACAAATGGACTCAAATTGGCTCTTTTGTCAttacttaaaaaataatttttactgttgaaaaaataattgattttacttTAAGTTATTTTGAAAagtataaatttatttaagtttctcaacaaatataataagaATTTCTCACTTTTGGACAGTGCCTTCTTTCCAAGCGCTGTGGATGTCGCTCCTGCAGGAGCAGCAACCCGAGGTGGTAGCGTTGGCTCAGACGTTGATATATCAGATTTGGGAGGTGAGGAACAGGGTTGTGTTTCGTCATGGCAGGATGGTGGTTTCAGAGGTTCTTGACCGCGTCAAGGGGATGGTAACAACATGTCCTACCAGAGTCCGTGAGGGGGCACCGACGAGTATGGCTGTGTGGCGGAGACCTCCAGAGCGAGTTGTCAAGCTGAATTTTGATGCTTCTTTTAGGGACGGCAAGGTGGCTGGCTTGGGTATGATAGCACGTAACCATCAGGGGGACATCATGGCAGCAGCTACCTCCTATCCGGTGCCCATTTTTTCATCTCTTTTGGCGGAGGCGTGTGGATTGAGGTGGACGATGCAGTTGGCGACTGAGCTTGGCTTTAGGCGAGTTTGTTTAGAGACAGATTGTCTCCAGTTATTCCAGTGGTGGCAGAAGGAGGCCGTGGGTCGATCCTATTTAGATAATATTATTAGAGATTGTCGTTCTTATGTTTcgttttttgatttattttcattGTCTTTTGTTAGACGTTCTGGTAACGCAGTAGCAGACTTTTTGGCCAGGAATGCTTCTACCTATGCGGATTGTGTATGGGTGGAAGAAGCCCCTGATGCCGTTATTGGCTTGATAAACTTGGATGTAATTGCTTCAAGGCCGTCTGGCCCTTAATAATATTCAtgtttagtttcaaaaaaaaaaaaaaagaagtgatCTTAAACTGTCTGGATataatttcaaatatatatGAAGGGCATTTTTGTCCATGTAAATTTTCCGAGGGTGTTCCGTTCTGTTCCCTTTTGTTCCACCATTTTTCACGGAACCAGATTGGTATGTTTCAGGAGCTTTTTGTCATGTTCTTTTTCATCTTAAAAGCACAACAAACATAGAACGAAACTCATATATCATGTTCTGTTCCCTTCACAtttgtctaccaaacgctaccagAGTGAATTTGTCTTGCTGAATCAAGAGTCTAGCCTTTTATAGTGAGGTTAAACTCTAATCTAAGTTATTACATCATGAGTCTTATAATTGTCTAATAAGCCTCATGCTTGGTTTGGCTCAAACCCATACTCTTGTCGTGTTCCTAAAGGGGGCTCACATCGTTATCCAAAGACCCCCAACTGGGGTGCCAACTGCAGGACGTGTCGCTCTAATCAGTCAACATGCTCACACGACACCAAGTTCGAAGAGCATAGAGCGAAATGCGTTTCTATCGAAGCTTGCCAAGTTTCCCTCACCGGTCCATTTGTATAACTTGGCTGCGAATAATTGTACGTACGTGTAAACAGAATTTGTACTTTTTGTAAAAGAAAATAGAATGAATACTCAGAATAAAATTGAAAtccctatatatataatatacgtGGGCATAACGCCGT is a window of Lotus japonicus ecotype B-129 chromosome 5, LjGifu_v1.2 DNA encoding:
- the LOC130717403 gene encoding uncharacterized protein LOC130717403; translation: MSLLQEQQPEVVALAQTLIYQIWEVRNRVVFRHGRMVVSEVLDRVKGMVTTCPTRVREGAPTSMAVWRRPPERVVKLNFDASFRDGKVAGLGMIARNHQGDIMAAATSYPVPIFSSLLAEACGLRWTMQLATELGFRRVCLETDCLQLFQWWQKEAVGRSYLDNIIRDCRSYVSFFDLFSLSFVRRSGNAVADFLARNASTYADCVWVEEAPDAVIGLINLDVIASRPSGP